GCGCGGCAAGCTGGTCGACCCGGCCAAGCGCGCCTTCATCAACCCCGCGGTGTGCGAAGGCTGTGGCGATTGCAGCGTCAAATCCAACTGCCTTTCCGTGCTGCCCCTGGAAACCGAACTGGGCCGCAAGCGGCAGATCGACCAGAACGCCTGCAACAAGGACTTCTCCTGCGTCGAAGGCTTCTGCCCGAGCTTCGTCACCGTCCACGGCGGCAGCCTGCGCAAACCCGAGGCCGCCGGCGCCAAGGCGCTCTTCGTGGCCCTGCCGGAGCCCCGCCAGCCGAGCCTGGCGCGTCCCTGGAACATCCTCCTGCCCGGCGTCGGCGGCAGCGGCGTTACCACCGTCGGCGCCCTGCTGGGCATGGCCGCCCACATCGAAGGCAAGGGCTGCACCGTGCTCGACCAGGCAGGTCTGGCGCAGAAGTTCGGCCCGGTCGTCACCCACATCCGCATTGCCGCCAGGCAGGATGACATCTACGCCGTGCGCATCGCCGCCGGTGAGACCGACCTGCTGCTGGGTTGCGACCTGGTGGTTTCCGCCAGCGAGGAGGCGCTCGCCAAGCTCAACGACCGCATCGCCCACGCCGTGGTCAACAGCCATGAAGCCGCCACTGCCGAGTTCACCCGCAACCCCGACGCCCAGGTGCCCGGCGCCGCCATGCGCGAGGCCCTGCTGGAAGCGGTGGGCGAGGCGAAGACCCACTTCGTCGATGCCACCCGCCTGGCCACCCGCCTGCTGGGCGACAGCATCGCCACCAACCTGTTCATGCTCGGCTACGCCTACCAGAAGGGCCTGGTGCCCATCTCCGCCGAAGCCATCGACAAGGCCATCGAACTCAACGGCGTCGCCGTCGCCCTCAACCAGCAGGCCTTCCTCTGGGGCCGCCGCGCCGCCCACGACCTGGCCGCGGTCGAAAAGCTCGCGCGCCCGGCGGAGATCGAAGCGCCGCGCTGCGAAACCCTGGAAGAGATCGTCCAGTACCGCGCCGAGCACCTGCGCGCCTACCAGGACGCCGCCTACGCCGAGCGCTACCGCGCCCTGGTGGAGCGCGTACGCCAGGCTGACAGCGGCGAAGACAAGGCCCTGACCCGCGCGGTGGCCCGTTACTACGCCAAGCTCCTGGCCTACAAGGACGAGTACGAGGTCGCCCGGCTCTACAGCGACGCCAGCTTCCGCAAGCAGCTGGACGCGCAGTTCGAGGGCGACTTCACCCTCGAATTCCACCTCGCCCCGTCCTGGCTGGCCAAGCCCGATGCCGCCACCGGCGAGCCGCGCAAGCGCCGCTTCGGCCCCTGGATGCTCAAGGCCTTCGACGTCCTCGCCCGCTTCCGCTTCCTGCGCGGCAGCGCCCTCGACCCCTTCGGCTACAGCCACGAGCGCAAGCTCGAGCGCCAGTTGATCGAGGAGTACGAGGCCCAGGTGGAGCTGATCATCAAGGAGCTGCGCCCCGGCAACTACGCCGCCGCCGTGGCCCTGGCCGAGCTGCCCGAACAGATCCGTGGCTACGGCCCGGTGAAGGAGCGCGCCCTGGCCAAGGTCCGCCAGCAGGAGCAGCAACTGCGCGCCCGCCTCACCGCCAGCGAGATCCAGGTCCTGCACCTGTTCGACCCGGCCGCCTGACCCCAGAAGCCCCTCTCCCGGACTTCCCCTCTTCTCCCGCGTGTGGGAGAGGGGCGGGGGAGAGGGTCATCTCGACTCGAAATACGCCAACCCCGAATCAGAGGTACTCCATGTCCGTCTTCACCCACGTCGAGTTCGATCACCACGAGCAGGTCGTCTACGGCCACGACAAGGCCAGCGGCCTCAAGGCCATCATCGCCATCCACAACAGCAACCTGGGCCCGGCCCTCGGCGGCTGCCGCATGTGGCCCTACCTGAACGACGAGCAGGCCCTGCGCGACGTGCTGCGCCTGTCCCGTGGCATGACCTACAAGTCCGCCCTGGCCAACCTGCCCCTGGGCGGCGGCAAGGCGGTGATCATCGGCGATCCCCACCGGGACAAGAGCGAAGCGCTGTTCCAGGCCATGGGCGATTTCGTCGACAGCCTCGGCGGGCGCTACATCACCGCCGCCGACTCCGGCACCGGCGTCACCGAGATGCGCATCATGGCCGAGCGCAGCCGCCACGTGGCCGGCGCCGGCACCCGCGAGGCCCTGGACGGCAGCGTGCGTGACGGCAACCCTTCGCCGTCCACTGCCTACGGCACCTTCGTCGGAATCCGCGTGGCGGTGAAGCACCGCCTGGGGCGCGACGATCTCAGTGGCCTCAAGGTGGCCATCCAGGGGGTCGGCGAGGTGGGCTTCTGCCTGGCGCGTCACCTCAAGGACGCCGGCGCCCAGCTCTGGGTCAGCGACATCCATGAAGCCAACGTGCGCCGCGCGGTCGAGCAACTGGGCGCGACCGCCGTCGGCGCCAATGACATCTACGGCCTCGACGTCGACGTCTTCGCCCCCTGCGCCATGGGCGGCATCATCAACCCGCAGACCCTCGAAGCCCTGCGCGCGCCCATCATCGCCGGTGCCGCCAACAACCAGCTGGCGGATGCCGTTCTCGCCGAGGAACTGCGCCGTCGCGGCACCCTCTACGCGCCGGACTACGCCATCAACGCCGGCGGCATCATCGACGTCTGGTACGAGCGCAGCGGCGGCAGCGAAGCCGAACTGCGTCAGCACGTGGAAGGCATCGGCGAGACGCTGCGGGAAATCTTCGTCCGCGCCGACGCCGAGGGCCGCACCACCACCGCCGTGGCCGACCGCATCGCCGAGGAGCGTTACGGCCGCGCCTGACCGCAGTTCCCGGTGGGCCTGCCGCGAATAGCCGGCGGGTCCGCCCGTACCTCACTACAACAACAAGACGGTATGCCCCCATGACCCAAGAAAGCCTCGTATCCGGCCTGGCCGGTGATGCCTCTCGACCCAATGCAGCCCGTGGACAATGGTCGTCGCGCTGGGCGTTCTTCCTCGCCGCCACCGGCTCCGCCGTGGGGCTGGGGAACATCTGGAAGTTTCCCTACATCACCGGCGAGAACGGTGGTGGCGCCTTCGTCCTCGTCTACCTGGGTTGCATCCTGCTGATCGGCATCCCCCTGCTGATGCTGGAAGTGATGCTGGGCCGACGTGCCCGCGCCAACCCGGAGCAGGCCATGAACCTGGCGGCCCTGGACGCCGCTGCCGGGCGGCACTGGCGACGCCTGGGCAGCATGGCGGTGCTCACCGGCTTCCTCATCCTCAGCTTCTACACCCTGGTGGCGGGCTGGGCCGTGGCCTATATCCCGGACGCCCTGGCCGGGCGATTCGCCGGTCTCGACGGCAAGGCGAGCGAGGCCTTGTTCAGCGGCCTGCTGGCCAATCCGCTCAAGCTCCTGGCCTATGGCACCGGCGTGCTCCTCGCCACCCTCCTGATCGTCGCCCTGGGGGTGCAGAAAGGCCTGGAACGCTCCCTGCGGTTCCTCATGCCGGGGTTGTTCCTGCTCCTGCTGGTGCTGGTCGGCTACGCCACCACCACCGGGCACTTTGGCGCCGCCGTCCACTTCCTCTTCGATTTCGACTTCAGCAAGCTCACCGGCCAGAGCGTGCTCATCGCCCTGGGCCATTCCTTCTTCACCCTCAGCCTCGCGAGCGGCGCGATGATGGTCTACGGCTCCTACCTGCCCGCCGGAACCTCCATCGCCCGCACCTCGATTATGGTGGCCATCGCCGACACCAGCGTGGCCCTGCTGGCGGGGCTGGCGATCTTCCCGCTGGTATTCGCCAACGGGCTGGAGCCCGGCTCCGGGCCCGGTCTGATCTTCGTCACCCTGCCCATCGCCTTCGGCCAGATGCCCCTGGGCAGCCTGGTGGGCGGGCTGTTCTTCGTGATGCTGGCCATCGCCGCCCTGACCTCCGCCATCTCCCTCAGCGAACCCACCATCGCCTGGCTCACCGAGCGCTTCGGCATGGGGCGGATCAAGGCGGTCCTGGTGAGCGGCCTGGGCCTCTGGGTGCTGGGACTGGGCTCGGTGTTCTCCTTCAACCACTGGGCGGAGTACAGCCTGTTCGGCAAGACCTTCTTCGACGCCCTGGACTACCTCACCGCCAACCTGCTGATGCCCATCGGCGGCCTGCTCACCGTAGTGTTCTGCGGCTGGGTCCTGGGCAAGGCCAGGGTGGAGGAGGGCGTGGGCATCGCCAGCCCGGCGTTGTTCCGTCTCTGGTGGCAGGTGCTGCGCTACGTCACGCCGCTCTGCATCCTCGTGGTCTTCCTCCACAGCCTGGGTGTGTTCTGAGTCCGTCGGGATGGCATGACAAACGCCGCGAACGTCGCTAACATGCCGCCCGTCCTCACGACCTCGCCGCCCGGCGAGGTCGCCGCGTCCCAGTAGCTCAATTGGATAGAGCATCCCCCTCCTAAGGGGAAGGTTGGTGGTTCTTATCTGGGGGAGGATGCAGTCTCCTGTTGAGATTTGCAGTCCTTCCGCTTTGAGGTTGGGATCCGAATGGTGGGATGCACTGGGCGCGGGGAAAGGTGTAGCCTTTCCTAAGTGCTTGGTATTACGTAAGATATAGCGCTCGATGTCCTCTTAGTTTAATGGATAGAACAAGCCCCTCCTAAGGGCTAGATGCTGGTTCGACTCCAGCAGGGGACGCCACACATCCTTCCTCACGCACCACATCCCTCGGTACCTTCAAGTCACAAGGACTAGGTCTTCGCATCCATTTGCATCCAAGTGGAATGGCGAACTGGTGATCTACCGTGTGGTTTTCGATGTATCGATCTAGAAAACCGAAAATTGCCATGATCCTGCTCAGTCACTCGTGAGGGTCGAAAAGTTGCATTGCCGTCAATATTAAGGGTTGCAACCAACTGAGCTTTGCGCAGCGCTTTGCTCAGTCGATAGATCTCATTTTTTTGCTGCAAAAGGTGATCACCTTCAGCTCTCCAGGTTTTTCTGTTATAAATTTTGTTGGCTTTGACTATCGAAGGGGCTGGGGATGTATCAGTCTGTTAGGCTTTTTAGCCTGTTTACGGCGTTTGGGGTCGTCGCTTTCATAATTTTTATTATTATGCTTTTGAATTTTAAAGATAACTTCACTATTTTTGAGTTTATTAAGCTGTGCTTGTCTTCTATTTCTGGTGCAGGCTTATTTTTTTTGCTAGTTGGTCAAACTCCGTTGTTCCCCTTGCTGTGTAGGCTTCCCATCGTGCGGAAGGTGTTCCCCCCTATAGATGGCAAGTGGACTGCGGTTCTTGAGTCTAATTGGGATAAGATCAGAGAGATGAAGGGAATTCCAGAAGGGGTGGGGAATTCTCGTGTAGAAGGTGAAGTGAGGATTGTTTCTCGCCTTCTATTTGTTCGTATTAATTTCAAATCTACAACAAAATACTCAAGATCGAAAACTGTTTGTGTCAGTGTTAGCAGGGATGAACAGGACTCAACTGTTCAATTGAACTACATCTATGAGAATGATACTGACGATCCTGAGTCCACGGACAGTTCAAGGCACAATGGTGCGGGTCGGGTAACGATTTCTGATGACCCTGGTGGAGTGACTATGGAAGGTACCTACTGGACAGATCGGAAATGGAATGAGGGGATGAATACCGCAGGAAAGGTATCTTTTTTTCGTAAGAAGCCTTGAAAGCCCAGAGGTCAACCCAACTACTGTCAGCGACGTCAGAGGATTTCCGGCGCTAGCGTGACCGTCAATGGTGTTTGGCCACGGTCATGCGAGAGGAGCAATCCTGCTCTGTCTCTCGAGGCTCGACACGCCTCCAAATCCTTCTGCGGGCAGATGGCCTTCACCACTGGCGAGAGCAGAAGGCAGTCTAGTGGAATCAGAATTATTTTGTCACAAACACAATATCTAGTGTTTTATTAGAAGTCTTTGCGTCATATGTAGTATGGTGGCATTGTGTCCCCATGGCCGCTGGCAAGGACGCACGCTGGCTGTTGATCAATCCTCTAAACATGT
This genomic window from Pseudomonas furukawaii contains:
- a CDS encoding Glu/Leu/Phe/Val dehydrogenase dimerization domain-containing protein, whose product is MSVFTHVEFDHHEQVVYGHDKASGLKAIIAIHNSNLGPALGGCRMWPYLNDEQALRDVLRLSRGMTYKSALANLPLGGGKAVIIGDPHRDKSEALFQAMGDFVDSLGGRYITAADSGTGVTEMRIMAERSRHVAGAGTREALDGSVRDGNPSPSTAYGTFVGIRVAVKHRLGRDDLSGLKVAIQGVGEVGFCLARHLKDAGAQLWVSDIHEANVRRAVEQLGATAVGANDIYGLDVDVFAPCAMGGIINPQTLEALRAPIIAGAANNQLADAVLAEELRRRGTLYAPDYAINAGGIIDVWYERSGGSEAELRQHVEGIGETLREIFVRADAEGRTTTAVADRIAEERYGRA
- a CDS encoding sodium-dependent transporter, whose amino-acid sequence is MTQESLVSGLAGDASRPNAARGQWSSRWAFFLAATGSAVGLGNIWKFPYITGENGGGAFVLVYLGCILLIGIPLLMLEVMLGRRARANPEQAMNLAALDAAAGRHWRRLGSMAVLTGFLILSFYTLVAGWAVAYIPDALAGRFAGLDGKASEALFSGLLANPLKLLAYGTGVLLATLLIVALGVQKGLERSLRFLMPGLFLLLLVLVGYATTTGHFGAAVHFLFDFDFSKLTGQSVLIALGHSFFTLSLASGAMMVYGSYLPAGTSIARTSIMVAIADTSVALLAGLAIFPLVFANGLEPGSGPGLIFVTLPIAFGQMPLGSLVGGLFFVMLAIAALTSAISLSEPTIAWLTERFGMGRIKAVLVSGLGLWVLGLGSVFSFNHWAEYSLFGKTFFDALDYLTANLLMPIGGLLTVVFCGWVLGKARVEEGVGIASPALFRLWWQVLRYVTPLCILVVFLHSLGVF
- a CDS encoding Cap15 family cyclic dinucleotide receptor domain-containing protein yields the protein MYQSVRLFSLFTAFGVVAFIIFIIMLLNFKDNFTIFEFIKLCLSSISGAGLFFLLVGQTPLFPLLCRLPIVRKVFPPIDGKWTAVLESNWDKIREMKGIPEGVGNSRVEGEVRIVSRLLFVRINFKSTTKYSRSKTVCVSVSRDEQDSTVQLNYIYENDTDDPESTDSSRHNGAGRVTISDDPGGVTMEGTYWTDRKWNEGMNTAGKVSFFRKKP